From a region of the Zingiber officinale cultivar Zhangliang chromosome 4B, Zo_v1.1, whole genome shotgun sequence genome:
- the LOC121976305 gene encoding BAG family molecular chaperone regulator 1-like has protein sequence MPARSSVGATGAAVAAAEEKDAELEVTPGGMVVQKRDPDAAPPAAVVPTIRLKVKHGSAYHEIYISSQATFGDLKKMVAERVGMHPLDQRIIYKDKERDSAAFLDTAGVKDRSKLVVEEDATAKAKRLLEIRKNHKMEKAAKAIAAIARDVDKLASKVSALETIVNKGGRVVEEDVIRLIELLMNELIKLDSVVADGDAKQQRRNQVNRVQAYVETLDRIKIKNSAPKGNAQPKQQQNREPKPQRRVQFQQQQQPVVVTTNWETFDSLLIPSTSTATITVAPPATTTRLDWELF, from the exons ATGCCGGCGAGGAGTAGCGTCGGAGCCACGGGGGCGGCTGTGGCTGCGGCGGAGGAGAAGGATGCGGAGCTGGAGGTGACTCCCGGCGGAATGGTGGTCCAGAAGCGCGATCCCGACGCCGCGCCTCCGGCCGCCGTCGTGCCGACCATCCGCCTCAAGGTGAAGCACGGATCCGCCTACCACGAGATCTACATCAGCTCCCAGGCCACGTTCG GGGATTTGAAGAAGATGGTTGCGGAGCGCGTGGGAATGCACCCGCTGGACCAGAGGATCATTTACAAGGATAAGGAGCGGGACTCCGCCGCCTTCCTAGACACCGCCGGCGTGAAGGACCGGTCGAAGCTGGTGGTGGAGGAGGATGCCACGGCGAAGGCCAAGCGGCTGCTGGAGATACGGAAGaaccacaagatggagaaggcCGCCAAAGCCATCGCCGCCATCGCGCGTGACGTCGACAAGCTCGCCTCCAAG GTTTCGGCATTGGAGACGATCGTGAACAAAGGTGGGAGAGTGGTGGAGGAGGACGTGATTCGATTGATCGAACTGTTGATGAACGAGTTGATCAAATTGGACAGCGTCGTCGCCGACGGCGACGCTAAGCAACAGAGAAGAAACCAG GTGAACAGGGTGCAGGCATACGTCGAAACCCTAGACCGAATCAAGATCAAGAACTCAGCTCCGAAAGGCAATGCCCAACCCAAACAACAACAGAACAGAGAACCAAAACCTCAGCGGCGAGTCCAatttcagcagcagcagcagccagTAGTCGTGACAACAAACTGGGAGACATTCGATTCCTTACTCATCCCATCCACCTCCACCGCCACAATCACCGTCGCGCCGCCCGCAACCACCACAAGGCTTGATTGGGAGCTgttttga